A portion of the Pseudomonas synxantha BG33R genome contains these proteins:
- a CDS encoding M16 family metallopeptidase, with the protein MSDRKSSRLILPSLIAVTLIAASAVYFLRPSESVASQALEKAQSASTLQSLAELDGKAPTNRKLDVQTWTTAEGAKVLFVEAHELPMFDMRILFAAGSSQDGDTPGLALMTNAMLNEGVPGKDVSQIASGFEGLGADFGNGAYRDMALVTLRSLSDSDKRTAALALFDQVIGQPTFPADSLARIKNQILAGFEYQKQNPAKLASIELFKRLYGDHPYAHPSEGTPESVPKITLAQLKAFHAKAYAAGNAVIAVVGDLTRAEAEAMTAKVSASLPKGPAMAKIAQPTEPKAGLSRIEFPSKQTHLLFAQLGIDRADPDYAALSLGNQILGGGGFGTRLMSEVREKRGLTYGVYSGFSPMQVRGPFMINLQTRAEMSGGTLRLVEDVLADYLKNGPTQKELDDAKRELAGSFPLSTASNADIVGQLGAMGFYNLPLSYLEDFMKQSQALTVEQVKAAMNKHLSADKMVIVTAGPTIAQKPLPPPTDKPAEQPLGVPEH; encoded by the coding sequence ATGAGTGATCGTAAAAGCAGCCGCCTGATCCTGCCCAGCCTGATCGCAGTCACCCTGATTGCGGCCAGTGCCGTGTATTTCCTGCGCCCGAGCGAGTCGGTCGCCAGCCAGGCTCTGGAAAAGGCCCAATCGGCCAGCACCCTGCAGTCGCTGGCGGAACTGGACGGCAAGGCGCCAACCAACCGCAAGCTCGATGTGCAAACCTGGACCACCGCCGAAGGCGCCAAGGTACTGTTTGTCGAAGCCCATGAACTGCCGATGTTCGACATGCGCATCCTGTTCGCCGCCGGCAGCAGCCAGGATGGCGACACACCGGGCCTGGCGCTGATGACCAACGCCATGCTCAACGAAGGCGTGCCGGGCAAGGATGTCAGCCAGATCGCCAGTGGCTTTGAGGGCCTCGGCGCCGACTTCGGCAATGGTGCCTACCGCGACATGGCGCTGGTCACCCTGCGCAGCCTGAGCGACAGCGATAAACGCACCGCAGCCCTGGCACTGTTCGACCAGGTTATTGGCCAACCGACGTTCCCGGCAGACTCCCTGGCGCGGATCAAGAACCAGATCCTGGCCGGCTTCGAGTATCAGAAGCAGAACCCCGCCAAGCTGGCGAGCATCGAACTGTTCAAGCGCCTGTACGGCGATCACCCTTACGCGCACCCGAGCGAAGGCACCCCCGAGAGTGTGCCGAAGATCACCCTGGCGCAGTTGAAGGCATTCCACGCCAAAGCCTACGCGGCGGGTAATGCTGTGATTGCGGTGGTCGGCGACCTGACTCGCGCCGAGGCCGAGGCCATGACGGCCAAAGTGTCGGCCTCACTGCCCAAGGGCCCGGCCATGGCCAAGATCGCTCAACCGACCGAGCCAAAAGCCGGCCTGAGCCGTATCGAGTTTCCCTCCAAGCAAACCCACCTGCTGTTTGCGCAATTGGGCATCGACCGCGCCGATCCGGACTACGCAGCTCTGTCCCTGGGCAACCAGATCCTCGGCGGCGGTGGCTTCGGTACCCGCTTGATGAGCGAAGTGCGCGAGAAACGCGGCCTGACCTACGGCGTGTACTCCGGTTTCTCGCCGATGCAGGTGCGCGGCCCGTTCATGATCAACCTGCAGACCCGCGCCGAAATGAGCGGCGGCACCCTGCGCCTGGTTGAGGATGTACTGGCTGACTACCTCAAGAACGGCCCCACGCAAAAAGAACTGGACGACGCCAAGCGCGAACTGGCCGGCAGCTTCCCGCTGTCCACCGCCAGCAACGCCGATATCGTCGGGCAGCTGGGCGCCATGGGTTTTTACAACCTGCCGCTGAGCTATCTGGAAGATTTCATGAAACAATCCCAGGCCCTGACCGTAGAGCAGGTCAAGGCTGCAATGAACAAACACTTGAGCGCCGACAAGATGGTCATCGTGACCGCCGGCCCGACGATTGCGCAAAAGCCACTACCGCCCCCCACTGATAAACCTGCCGAGCAGCCGCTCGGGGTTCCGGAGCATTAA
- the rsmD gene encoding 16S rRNA (guanine(966)-N(2))-methyltransferase RsmD: protein MASSSRPKKPVHNVHNGVGQLRIIGGEWGSRKLSFPDVVGLRPTPDRVRETLFNWLAPYIGGAKVLDPFAGSGALFLEALSRGAAQGQALDASNVAVSSLKEHLGTLRCTTGQVQTADALRYLETQAVTEYDVVFLDPPFNQNLLPTVCALLEERQWLAPDAWIYTESETAPSTLGLPGSWRLHREQKSGRVYYALWHRLVENAA, encoded by the coding sequence ATGGCCAGTTCATCTCGCCCGAAAAAACCTGTCCACAACGTGCATAACGGTGTGGGCCAACTGCGCATCATTGGCGGTGAATGGGGCAGCCGCAAGCTGAGCTTCCCCGACGTCGTAGGCCTGCGCCCGACGCCGGATCGCGTGCGTGAAACCCTGTTCAACTGGCTGGCGCCATACATCGGCGGGGCCAAGGTGCTGGACCCGTTCGCCGGCAGTGGCGCGCTGTTCCTGGAGGCGCTGTCCCGTGGCGCAGCCCAGGGCCAGGCGTTGGATGCCAGCAATGTGGCGGTGTCCAGCCTCAAGGAACACCTGGGCACGCTGCGTTGCACCACCGGCCAGGTACAGACGGCTGACGCGCTGCGCTACCTGGAAACCCAGGCGGTGACTGAATACGACGTGGTGTTCCTCGACCCGCCGTTCAACCAGAACCTGCTGCCGACTGTGTGTGCTTTGCTCGAAGAGCGCCAGTGGCTGGCACCGGATGCCTGGATCTACACTGAAAGCGAGACCGCGCCGTCAACGCTCGGCCTGCCGGGCAGTTGGCGCCTGCATCGGGAGCAAAAGTCCGGGCGGGTGTATTACGCGTTGTGGCACCGCTTGGTCGAAAACGCCGCTTAA
- a CDS encoding hydrolase encodes MTPSSDLFKPAFGLGNPHLQTLWGPLWRPATHIERQRERLWLEDGDFLDLDWHGPHDLHAPLVLVLHGLTGSSNSPYVAGLQQALAGQGWASVALNWRGCSGEPNLLARSYHSGASEDLAAAIAHLRAKRPLAPLYAVGYSLGGNVLLKHLGETGVTSGLQGAAAVSVPFRLDQCADRIGLGFSRIYQKHFMREMLAYIRVKQRQFLQDGREEGLKTLEALGSLEKMRTFWDFDGRVTAPLHGFLSAEDYYRRASSRYYLGDIRTPTLIIQAADDPFVFAHSLPEASELSECTEFELLTKGGHVGFVEGSLKRPGYYLERRIPQWLLTQRS; translated from the coding sequence ATGACCCCCTCTTCCGATTTGTTCAAACCCGCCTTCGGCCTCGGCAACCCGCACCTGCAAACACTGTGGGGGCCGCTGTGGCGCCCGGCGACCCATATCGAACGCCAACGCGAACGTCTATGGCTTGAAGACGGCGACTTCCTCGACCTCGACTGGCATGGTCCCCATGACCTGCACGCACCGTTGGTACTGGTGCTGCATGGGCTGACCGGTTCGTCCAATTCGCCCTATGTGGCCGGCCTGCAACAAGCCCTCGCCGGCCAAGGTTGGGCCAGCGTTGCGCTGAACTGGCGCGGCTGCTCGGGCGAGCCCAACCTTCTGGCGCGCAGTTATCACTCCGGGGCCAGCGAAGACCTGGCCGCGGCGATTGCCCATCTGCGCGCCAAACGGCCACTGGCACCGCTGTATGCCGTGGGGTATTCCCTGGGCGGCAATGTGTTGCTCAAGCACTTGGGCGAAACCGGCGTGACTTCGGGGCTGCAAGGCGCGGCGGCGGTCTCGGTGCCGTTCCGCCTGGACCAATGCGCTGATCGCATCGGGCTGGGGTTTTCGCGGATCTACCAGAAGCACTTCATGCGCGAGATGCTGGCGTACATTCGCGTAAAGCAACGCCAGTTTTTGCAAGATGGACGTGAGGAAGGTCTGAAAACCCTGGAGGCACTGGGCTCCCTGGAGAAGATGCGCACGTTCTGGGACTTCGATGGGCGAGTGACTGCGCCGTTGCATGGCTTCTTGAGTGCTGAGGATTACTATCGCCGCGCCTCCAGCCGCTACTACCTGGGCGATATCCGCACACCAACACTGATCATCCAGGCCGCCGATGATCCGTTTGTGTTTGCTCATAGCCTGCCGGAAGCGAGTGAGCTGTCGGAGTGCACCGAGTTTGAATTGCTGACAAAGGGTGGGCATGTGGGCTTTGTGGAGGGTTCACTGAAACGTCCCGGCTATTACTTGGAACGCCGCATCCCACAGTGGTTACTGACACAACGCAGTTAA
- a CDS encoding sulfurtransferase, whose protein sequence is MPLAQLISPQQLAERQKSAGLVILDCRFALEDPDYGLCSYAEGHIEGAQYADLERHLSGPVTKGLTGRHPLPAADTFAKQLRAWGISADTDVVLYDDGPGAYAARAWWLLAWLGKRDGVFILDGGLKAWHSAGFPLSLDAPLTEPGTFTGAPDNRLVLDAEHLQKRLGQPGLTLIDARAQARFRGEVEPIDPIAGHIPGAQCAAFTENLGSDGRFLPAEQLKQRYAAQLQGRPPQELVAYCGSGVTACHNLFALALAGYPLGKLYAGSWSEWITDPAREIATGD, encoded by the coding sequence ATGCCGCTTGCCCAACTGATCAGCCCCCAGCAATTGGCCGAGCGCCAGAAGTCGGCAGGGCTGGTGATCCTGGATTGCCGCTTTGCCCTGGAAGACCCGGATTACGGCCTGTGCAGCTACGCCGAAGGGCATATCGAGGGCGCGCAATACGCCGACCTGGAGCGCCATCTGAGTGGCCCGGTGACCAAGGGCTTGACCGGCCGCCATCCTTTGCCTGCGGCGGACACCTTCGCCAAACAGCTGCGAGCTTGGGGCATCAGCGCCGACACCGATGTGGTGCTGTATGACGACGGCCCCGGTGCCTATGCCGCCCGTGCCTGGTGGCTGCTGGCCTGGCTGGGTAAGCGTGATGGGGTGTTTATTCTCGATGGTGGCCTCAAGGCCTGGCACAGCGCCGGTTTCCCCTTGAGTCTGGATGCGCCGCTGACCGAGCCGGGCACCTTCACTGGTGCGCCGGATAATCGACTGGTGCTGGATGCCGAGCATTTGCAAAAACGTCTGGGTCAGCCCGGCCTGACCTTGATCGACGCCCGCGCCCAGGCGCGTTTTCGTGGCGAAGTAGAGCCCATCGATCCGATTGCCGGGCACATCCCTGGCGCGCAGTGCGCGGCATTCACTGAAAACCTGGGCAGTGATGGTCGTTTCTTGCCGGCCGAGCAACTCAAGCAACGCTATGCCGCGCAATTGCAGGGGCGCCCGCCGCAGGAGTTGGTGGCGTATTGCGGTTCGGGGGTGACGGCGTGCCATAACCTGTTTGCGCTGGCGTTGGCGGGGTATCCGTTGGGCAAGTTGTATGCGGGGTCGTGGAGTGAGTGGATTACGGATCCGGCGCGGGAAATTGCAACAGGCGACTGA
- a CDS encoding TetR/AcrR family transcriptional regulator — MAPRVKTSERIVQTSLELFNQQGERSVSTNHIAAHMEISPGNLYYHFPNKQAIIAVLFREYEALVDSFLRPPQGRTMVVEDKRFYLQAVLAGMWRYRFLHRDLEHLLESDPELATGYRRFSQRCLIQGGAIYQGFVDAGILNMDPVQTEALTLNAWIILTSWVRFLCTTNEKSTHLSAEAIKRGVYQVLVLEAGFVTPQAKEAVDALFKEFYVPLNQALEEVK, encoded by the coding sequence ATGGCACCACGAGTAAAGACCAGCGAGCGCATTGTGCAAACCAGCCTGGAGCTTTTTAACCAGCAGGGCGAGCGCAGTGTCAGCACCAACCATATCGCCGCCCATATGGAGATTTCTCCGGGCAACCTGTACTACCACTTCCCCAACAAGCAGGCGATCATCGCCGTGCTGTTTCGCGAATATGAAGCCCTGGTGGACAGTTTCCTGCGCCCGCCCCAGGGGCGCACGATGGTGGTGGAGGACAAGCGCTTTTATCTGCAAGCCGTACTGGCGGGCATGTGGCGCTATCGTTTCCTGCACCGCGACCTCGAACATCTGCTGGAGAGCGATCCGGAACTGGCCACGGGCTATCGGCGGTTTTCCCAGCGTTGCCTGATCCAGGGCGGTGCCATTTACCAGGGGTTTGTCGATGCCGGCATTCTGAATATGGACCCGGTGCAAACCGAAGCCCTGACCCTGAATGCCTGGATCATCCTGACTTCCTGGGTGCGGTTCCTGTGCACCACCAACGAAAAGTCCACCCACCTGAGCGCCGAGGCGATCAAGCGCGGGGTGTACCAGGTGCTGGTGTTGGAGGCGGGGTTTGTCACGCCCCAGGCCAAAGAAGCGGTGGATGCGTTGTTCAAGGAATTTTACGTGCCCCTGAACCAGGCACTGGAAGAAGTGAAGTAA
- a CDS encoding coniferyl aldehyde dehydrogenase, with amino-acid sequence MSANVAYLQDAQALDHLQKLFEAQRRAYAANPMPPAAQRQQWLKALRDVLSNERQALITAISQDFSHRSADETLFAELMPSLHGIHYASKHLKGWMKPSRRAVGIAFQPASAKVIYQPLGVVGVIVPWNYPLYLAIGPLVGALAAGNRVMLKLSESTPATGELLKALLARIFPEDLVCVVLGEAEVGMAFSKLRFDHLLFTGATSIGKHVMRAAAENLTPVTLELGGKSPAIVSADVPLKDAAERIAFGKALNAGQTCVAPDYVLVPEDRVAGFVEAYSKAVRGFYPTLADNPDYTAIINERQLARLNAYAKDATDKGATLVPLYEQGQARRMAHSLLLNVSDDMTVMQDEIFGPLLPIVPYRGLDQAFAYINQRPRPLALYYFGYNKSEQERVLHETHSGGVCLNDTLLHVAQDDMPFGGIGPSGMGHYHGHEGFLTFSKAKGVLVKQRLNAAKLIYPPYGKSIQKLIQKLFIR; translated from the coding sequence ATGTCTGCCAACGTTGCCTACCTGCAAGATGCCCAGGCCTTGGACCACCTCCAGAAGCTGTTCGAAGCCCAGCGTCGCGCCTACGCCGCCAACCCGATGCCACCAGCTGCGCAACGCCAACAATGGCTCAAGGCCCTGCGCGATGTGCTCAGCAACGAACGCCAGGCGCTGATCACTGCGATCAGCCAGGACTTCAGCCATCGCAGCGCAGACGAAACCCTGTTCGCCGAATTGATGCCCAGCCTGCATGGCATTCACTATGCCAGCAAACACCTCAAGGGCTGGATGAAACCCTCCCGCCGCGCTGTAGGCATTGCCTTCCAGCCCGCCTCGGCAAAAGTCATTTATCAACCCTTGGGCGTCGTCGGCGTCATCGTGCCGTGGAACTACCCGTTGTATCTGGCTATCGGCCCGCTGGTCGGGGCTTTGGCCGCCGGCAACCGGGTGATGCTCAAGCTCAGCGAGTCCACACCGGCCACCGGCGAACTGCTCAAGGCGCTGCTGGCCAGGATCTTCCCCGAGGACCTGGTGTGCGTGGTGCTGGGCGAAGCCGAAGTGGGCATGGCGTTTTCCAAATTGCGCTTCGATCACCTGCTGTTTACCGGCGCCACCAGCATTGGCAAACACGTGATGCGTGCGGCGGCCGAAAACCTCACGCCGGTCACCCTGGAACTGGGCGGCAAGTCACCAGCCATCGTCTCGGCCGATGTACCGCTCAAGGACGCCGCCGAGCGCATCGCCTTCGGCAAAGCCCTGAATGCCGGGCAAACCTGTGTGGCGCCAGACTATGTGTTGGTACCGGAGGACCGCGTCGCAGGGTTTGTCGAGGCGTATTCCAAGGCCGTACGTGGGTTTTATCCGACCCTGGCCGACAACCCTGACTACACCGCCATCATCAACGAGCGGCAACTGGCCCGGCTCAATGCCTACGCCAAGGATGCCACCGACAAGGGCGCCACCCTGGTCCCACTGTACGAGCAAGGCCAGGCTCGACGTATGGCCCACAGCCTGCTGCTGAATGTCAGCGACGACATGACCGTCATGCAGGACGAGATTTTCGGCCCGCTCTTGCCCATCGTGCCGTATCGCGGCCTTGACCAAGCCTTTGCCTACATCAACCAGCGCCCACGCCCACTGGCCCTGTATTACTTCGGCTACAACAAGAGCGAGCAGGAGCGTGTGCTCCATGAGACCCATTCCGGCGGCGTATGCCTGAACGACACCTTGCTGCACGTAGCCCAGGACGACATGCCATTTGGTGGCATCGGCCCGTCGGGCATGGGCCATTACCACGGCCATGAAGGCTTCCTGACATTCAGCAAGGCCAAGGGCGTGCTGGTTAAACAGCGCCTGAACGCGGCGAAGTTGATCTACCCCCCTTACGGCAAATCGATTCAGAAATTGATCCAGAAGTTGTTTATCCGCTGA
- a CDS encoding GMC family oxidoreductase, translated as MPVPDLFRDGLARGWKTHNGAALDNDLTLEADVAIIGSGAGGGTTAEILSAAGYKVLLIEEGPLKTSSDFKLLEDEAYASLYQEGIGRMSKDGAITILQGRAVGGTTLINWTSSFRTPDATLAHWASEYAVKGHSSAEMAPWFEKMEQRLGIAPWALPPNANNDVIRKGCEKLGYSWHVIPRNVRGCFNLGYCGMGCPVNAKQSMLVTTIPSTLEKGGELLYLARAEQLKYSGDTISSLECVAMDERCVAPTGRKISVKARHYVLSGGGINSPALLMRSDAPDPHSRLGKRTFLHLVNFSAGLFDEVINPFYGAPQSIYSDHFQWQDGTTGKMSYKLEAPPLHPGLASTLFGGYGKQNALDMSQLPHTHAMLALLRDGFHPDSPGGSVDLRGDGTPVLDYQVSPYAWDGLRRAFHSMAEIQFAAGAKSVKPLHHDARYVNSLAEARSMIDGLNLELHRTTLGSAHVMGGCAMGEDPKHAVTDSLGRHHQLRNLSIHDGSLFPTSIGANPQLSVYGLSAQLASALAERLKTA; from the coding sequence ATGCCCGTACCCGATCTGTTCCGCGATGGCCTGGCCCGTGGCTGGAAAACCCACAATGGCGCCGCCCTCGACAACGACCTGACCCTGGAAGCCGATGTGGCCATCATCGGCAGCGGTGCCGGTGGTGGCACCACCGCCGAGATTCTCAGCGCCGCTGGCTACAAGGTGTTGCTGATCGAAGAGGGCCCACTCAAGACCAGCAGTGACTTCAAGCTGCTCGAAGACGAAGCCTACGCCAGCCTCTACCAGGAAGGCATCGGCCGCATGAGCAAGGACGGCGCCATCACCATCCTGCAAGGTCGGGCGGTGGGCGGCACCACCTTGATCAACTGGACCTCCAGCTTTCGTACACCCGACGCCACCCTCGCCCACTGGGCCAGCGAATACGCGGTGAAGGGCCACAGCAGCGCCGAGATGGCGCCCTGGTTCGAAAAAATGGAACAACGCCTGGGCATCGCACCCTGGGCGCTTCCACCGAATGCCAACAACGATGTGATCCGCAAAGGCTGCGAAAAGCTTGGCTACAGCTGGCATGTGATCCCGCGCAATGTGCGCGGCTGCTTCAACCTGGGTTATTGCGGCATGGGTTGCCCGGTGAACGCCAAACAATCGATGCTGGTGACGACCATCCCCTCCACCCTGGAGAAAGGCGGCGAACTGCTGTACCTCGCCCGCGCCGAGCAGCTCAAATACAGCGGCGACACCATCAGCAGCCTGGAATGCGTGGCCATGGACGAGCGCTGCGTGGCGCCGACCGGGCGCAAGATCAGCGTAAAAGCCAGGCATTACGTGCTGTCGGGCGGCGGTATCAATAGCCCGGCCCTGCTGATGCGCTCGGACGCGCCCGACCCGCATTCGCGGCTGGGCAAGCGGACCTTCTTGCACCTGGTCAACTTCTCGGCGGGGCTGTTCGACGAAGTGATCAACCCGTTCTACGGTGCGCCGCAGTCGATTTACTCCGACCATTTCCAATGGCAGGACGGCACTACCGGCAAAATGTCCTACAAGCTCGAAGCGCCACCCTTACACCCAGGATTGGCCAGCACCTTGTTTGGCGGCTACGGCAAACAGAACGCGTTGGACATGAGCCAACTGCCTCACACCCACGCCATGCTCGCCCTGCTGCGCGACGGCTTTCACCCCGACAGCCCGGGCGGCAGCGTGGATTTACGCGGCGATGGCACACCCGTGCTTGATTATCAGGTTTCGCCCTACGCCTGGGACGGCCTGCGCCGGGCCTTCCACAGCATGGCCGAGATTCAGTTCGCGGCAGGGGCCAAATCGGTCAAACCGTTGCATCACGACGCACGGTACGTGAACAGCCTGGCCGAAGCGCGCAGCATGATTGACGGTTTGAACCTGGAGTTGCACCGCACAACCCTTGGCAGTGCCCATGTGATGGGCGGCTGTGCCATGGGCGAAGATCCGAAGCATGCGGTAACCGACAGCCTCGGTCGCCACCACCAACTGCGTAACCTTTCGATTCATGACGGCTCGCTGTTTCCTACCAGCATCGGCGCAAATCCCCAGTTGTCGGTGTATGGATTGAGCGCCCAACTGGCGTCAGCCTTGGCCGAACGTCTGAAAACAGCGTGA
- the coaD gene encoding pantetheine-phosphate adenylyltransferase gives MNRVLYPGTFDPITKGHGDLVERASRLFDHVIIAVAASPKKNPLFPLEQRVELAQEVTKHLPNVEVVGFSTLLAHFAKEQNANVFLRGLRAVSDFEYEFQLANMNRQLAPDVESLFLTPSERYSFISSTLVREIAALGGDITKFVHPAVADALTLRFKK, from the coding sequence ATGAACCGAGTGTTGTACCCAGGTACCTTCGACCCGATTACCAAAGGCCATGGCGACCTGGTCGAACGCGCCTCTCGCCTGTTCGACCATGTGATCATCGCGGTCGCAGCCAGCCCCAAGAAAAACCCGCTGTTTCCCCTGGAACAACGTGTGGAGCTGGCGCAAGAGGTCACCAAGCACCTGCCGAATGTGGAAGTGGTGGGTTTTTCCACCCTGCTGGCACATTTCGCCAAGGAGCAGAACGCCAATGTGTTCTTGCGTGGCTTGCGGGCGGTGTCGGATTTCGAATACGAATTCCAGCTGGCCAACATGAACCGCCAACTGGCGCCGGACGTGGAAAGCCTGTTCCTCACGCCGTCGGAGCGTTATTCGTTCATTTCCTCGACGTTAGTTCGTGAAATTGCTGCTTTGGGCGGAGATATCACCAAGTTCGTGCATCCTGCCGTGGCTGACGCACTGACATTGCGCTTCAAGAAGTAA
- a CDS encoding YfhL family 4Fe-4S dicluster ferredoxin — MSLIITDDCINCDVCEPECPNAAISQGEEIYVIDPNLCTQCVGHYDEPQCQQVCPVDCIPLDEAHPETEEQLMEKYRKITGKA; from the coding sequence ATGTCCCTGATCATCACCGACGATTGCATCAACTGCGACGTCTGCGAACCCGAGTGCCCGAACGCCGCCATTTCCCAAGGCGAAGAGATCTACGTGATCGACCCCAACCTGTGCACCCAGTGCGTCGGCCACTACGACGAACCGCAGTGCCAGCAGGTTTGCCCGGTTGATTGCATTCCGCTGGATGAAGCGCACCCAGAGACTGAAGAGCAGTTGATGGAGAAGTACCGCAAGATTACCGGTAAGGCCTAA
- the mutM gene encoding bifunctional DNA-formamidopyrimidine glycosylase/DNA-(apurinic or apyrimidinic site) lyase, with protein sequence MPELPEVETTRRGIAPHLEGQRVSRVVVRERRLRWPIPEDLDVRLSGQRIVLVERRAKYLLINAEVGTLISHLGMSGNLRLVEVGMPAAKHEHVDIELESGMALRYTDPRRFGAMLWSQDPHNHELLLRLGPEPLTELFDGERLFQLSRGKSMAVKPFIMDNAVVVGVGNIYATEALFAAGIDPRRAAGGISRGRYLKLAIEIKRVLAAAIERGGTTLRDFIGGDGQPGYFQQELFVYGRGGEACKVCGSELRNVVLGQRASVFCPKCQS encoded by the coding sequence ATGCCCGAGTTACCTGAAGTCGAAACCACCCGACGCGGCATTGCCCCGCACCTGGAAGGCCAACGCGTCAGCCGCGTGGTGGTGCGTGAGCGGCGCCTGCGCTGGCCGATCCCGGAAGACCTGGATGTGCGCCTGTCTGGCCAGCGCATCGTGCTGGTGGAGCGGCGGGCCAAGTACCTGTTGATCAATGCTGAAGTGGGCACCTTGATCAGTCACTTGGGTATGTCGGGCAACCTGCGTCTGGTTGAGGTCGGTATGCCCGCGGCCAAGCATGAACATGTGGATATCGAGTTGGAGTCGGGGATGGCCCTGCGCTACACCGACCCTCGGCGTTTCGGCGCGATGCTCTGGAGCCAGGATCCGCACAACCACGAACTGCTGCTGCGTCTGGGCCCGGAGCCGTTGACCGAGCTGTTTGATGGCGAGCGTTTGTTCCAGCTGTCACGCGGCAAGTCCATGGCGGTGAAGCCGTTCATCATGGACAACGCGGTGGTGGTGGGCGTGGGCAATATCTATGCGACAGAGGCGTTGTTTGCGGCGGGGATTGATCCGCGTCGCGCCGCTGGTGGTATTTCACGCGGGCGCTATTTGAAATTGGCGATTGAGATCAAGCGGGTGCTGGCCGCCGCTATCGAGCGGGGCGGCACCACGCTGCGCGACTTTATCGGCGGTGATGGGCAGCCGGGGTATTTCCAGCAGGAACTGTTCGTGTATGGCCGTGGCGGCGAGGCGTGCAAGGTCTGCGGGAGCGAGTTGCGCAATGTGGTGCTGGGGCAGCGGGCGAGTGTGTTTTGCCCCAAGTGCCAGAGCTGA
- a CDS encoding HDOD domain-containing protein, with protein MPPQPQIMVDLQMEQYMPDPDLEVIARLISQDPGLSGALLKIVNSPYYGLSNKIASIQRAVNLLGSRSIINLINAQSIKGEMSDDTIVTLNRFWDTAQDVAMTCLTLAKRTGSQTVDEAYALGLFHDCGVPLMLKRFPNYMSVLEQAYANAGPDCRVVDTENNAFHTNHAVVGYYTAKSWRLPEHVTDAIANHHNALAIFSDESSRNPQLKNLLAILKMAEHICSSFRVLGNQAVDHEWNAIGHLVLDYVGLSDYDFESLKLSIRELGAH; from the coding sequence GTGCCGCCCCAACCGCAAATCATGGTGGATTTGCAGATGGAGCAGTACATGCCCGACCCGGACCTGGAAGTGATCGCACGGTTGATCTCCCAGGACCCGGGCTTGTCTGGTGCGCTGCTGAAGATCGTCAATTCGCCGTATTACGGCCTGAGCAACAAAATTGCATCGATCCAGCGTGCGGTAAACCTGTTGGGCAGCCGCTCGATCATCAACTTGATCAACGCGCAGTCGATCAAGGGCGAGATGAGCGACGACACCATCGTTACCCTCAACCGTTTCTGGGACACCGCCCAGGATGTGGCGATGACCTGCCTCACGCTGGCCAAGCGCACCGGCTCGCAAACCGTCGACGAAGCCTATGCCTTGGGCCTGTTCCACGATTGCGGCGTACCGTTGATGCTCAAGCGTTTTCCCAACTACATGTCTGTGCTGGAACAGGCTTACGCCAACGCCGGCCCGGATTGCCGCGTGGTCGATACCGAAAACAACGCGTTCCACACCAACCACGCAGTGGTCGGCTACTACACCGCCAAGTCCTGGCGCCTGCCGGAGCATGTCACCGACGCCATCGCCAATCACCACAACGCCCTGGCGATTTTCAGCGATGAGTCGTCGCGCAACCCGCAGCTCAAGAACCTGCTGGCTATCTTGAAGATGGCCGAGCATATCTGTTCGTCGTTTCGCGTACTGGGGAACCAGGCGGTGGACCATGAGTGGAATGCAATCGGGCACCTGGTGCTGGATTACGTGGGCCTGTCGGATTACGACTTCGAAAGCCTGAAGTTGTCGATCCGCGAACTGGGCGCGCACTGA